The Miscanthus floridulus cultivar M001 chromosome 6, ASM1932011v1, whole genome shotgun sequence genomic interval TCCTGATCGACACATCAACTGTCAAGATCAAAAGTTCGCTAGCAGAACCGGAGATAGAAGCATTGGTGAAGCTATATACATGTGGGTGCAGATGCATCCCAAAAAATAGAATGGCATTGATTATATTTTCATCATGGTTGCAACTCAAGTCTACGCATCTATAAGGCAGGTGTAACTCCTTCCATTTGTTCTAACTTTGTCACTTGACAAAAGAAAAAATATGGTTGAGTCTTATCAGAGAGACCCATATAAAAAGATGTGTTAACCCACGAGTACTTTTCAATTTGTGCCATTTTTCATTCACTGATTTCCTGTGCACGGTGAAAAGCTAGCTAAAAGATTTTCACATGTTTCCCAATTAATTTAGGCCAGTTCCTCACGTAAATGAATGTTCTAAAAAGGAACAATCAAATCAAAGCATAACATAACGTGAGCAACAAGCATCTGCTTGAAATTTGTGGTCCACAACGTCTTTTCGTTTTGTGGACGACAATTAACCCGGATAAATCTTGCATATTCTCTTATTTTTATGTGTGTGTTTAAACATGGAGAGCTGGATCGGATGTGCTTTCCGAAGGTCTTATCCACAGGGCTTTTGTAGTTTGCTtctatttgttttcttttcctctaATAATAACAGAGTAACGAGAGGTGATTGTTAACATTGTAGAAtcactaggatcatagatctagcaagTAGAGTGATTCTATATGGGATAAAGGACGTAGTTCATCCTAATACATGTAGAacaagagagacagagagggaaggAAGAAGGTGTTGAACCTGACACCGTAGAGGGGAGGGTTCAGAGGACGCCATCACGTTCGTTGGtgtagtctgcgcacgggcagcgacggtcggtgaagagggcGATGAAGATGTCGACGTCGATGGAGCGAGCGGCGCGGctagtggcttcccgtcactggttgcgcccctctctgattggattagggtttaggtgtcggtggagagctcggctcaggtcaacctcgtgataagagccgtcggcccccacctctttttatagcgcagtgtgacaggggccctccagccatggtgggctaggCGTCTCCGATCAGGGCgtgaatcaaaggcccaactaggccgttgggtccagttaagattagagatcaatctaacaatctcccccttgatctccttcGATCTTTcattttcatatcatttacttttgttcattccattacagattagtgcatagagcatgtctcatcgtcatggtccattgtcgatagatttaacagctacgatacaccactctgttctgaaatagatacttatctttgatcttcttttgtctaggaattataggctttcccttaaacccatgccggctacatgttctatgaacacattgggtggtaagccttttgtaagcggatccacgagcatcttttcagtacttatgtgctcaagacttatgacatgatcctggactttatctttcacaacataatactttatgtcaatgtgtttggcagcaccacttgacttattgttgtgagcatactgtactgctggattattatcgcagtataacttaagtggtctatagatgtcgtcaaccaccttcaaaccgggtatgaacttctttagccagttcacctgccttgttgcctcataacacgctataaactcggcatacattgtggacaatgtagtgacggtttgctttgaactTTTCCATAAAATAACCCCCCTGCGAGaatgaatacatatccagacgtggattttctatcatcttccgcataatcagaatctaaatatcccactatatggagtgaatcagattttctatacgtcatcatgaggtctttcattccttgcaaataacgcaagactttctttactaattttcagtgttctattccaggattgctctggaatctgccaagtaacccggtaacaaatgccaagtcagggcgcgtacatacttgaacatattgcaagcttccgatagctgaaacatatggaaccactttcatttgatcgatctcatattggttcctagggcattaaaAATCACCATATATGTCGCCCTTggctataggagcaggtgagggactacaatTGTACATACTGAATttttttaagattctttctatgtataccttttgtgacagtcctaatacccatttacttctatcttggtgaatctcgatgcctagaacgaacgaggcttcaccaaaatcttttatatcaaattttgaggacaaaaacttctttgtctccagtagtaaactgacatcactactagtaagtaagatgtcgtccacatacaggacaaggaagataaacttctcattattaaactttgcatagacacaattgtcctcaacattctctttaaacccaaaattccttattgtttaatcaaacttcaagtaccactgtcttgaagcttgttttaatctataaatggatttctttaggcggcatcctattcgatcttttccttccatgacaaaaccttttggttgtgtcatgtaaacattttcctccaagtctccgttgagaaatatcgtctttacatccatctgatgtaattctaaatcgtaatgtgccactaatgccattataattctgaaggaatccttacatgagactggagaaaaggtctcattgtaatcaatcccttctctttgtataAAGCCTTTTACcgcaagtcgtgctttatatctctctatattcccttaagagtcaagttttattttgtagacccatttacaacctactgttttggctcctttaggaattatctctaaatctcaaactttattggcattcatagattttatttcatcttccatggcctcaagccactttgataaatgatcacttttcatggcttcttcaaatgaggtgggatcatcctctatttgaaattcctcagtgttgtacacttcataatcagcaggaatagctgatttcctaactctttgagaccttctaaggGCCTCCACATTGGCACATCTTCTgattgaggctgttgttgctccccctcatttgtgacaataggttctataggatcctaaagaataggttcctcatcatcattcattgttgccataggcagAATAACAATAGGTGatggcaccatagtatcttgtactgttggtgcagtGACAGCagatagtgagaaaaatggctcatggatcattggagtgggcgcatacacccgcttctcttcaaggtcaatttcttgagctaccatgctccccctcatcatttcatcttttaggaagacaacgtgtctcgtttccacaaactttgtatgtctgtctggacagtagaaacgaaaaccttttgacttttctaggtagccaatgaaatggcaacttattgttttgggatctagttttccaatgtttgggttaaatactttagcctcagcaggactcccccacacatatAAGtgatttagtgagggtactcttcctgtccacaactcatacagtgttttgggcaccaacttacttagtactctattgagaatatgaatggcagtttttaacgtctccatccacaggctcaacggtaaggtttagcaacttatcatactacgcaccatatccatcagggtacgattgcgtcttttagctacttcattctgctgaggttcacccggtgtagaatactaggctactatgccattctcctataagaaccttgcaaaaggtctaggaatttattcatatggggtatgccgactgtAGTACTCCCCCCCCCCACGgccggacctgactatcttaatctttaaatcgtgttggttttcaacttctgtcttaaatatcttaaatttatccaatgcttctgttctttttttgattggataaatatagccataacaggagtaatcatctgtgaatgttatggacgaatcataaccatccacactctttacaggaaacagaccacagatgtctatgtgaataatctgtagaattcctgcgcttcgtttgacatctttcttaattttctttacatactttcttttaatgcattatctgcattattctaaatctgagagctctaatggaggaagaatatcattcttaactagtctttctattctccccctcgaaatatggcctaaacgatagtgctaTAATTTCGACAATGCATCGTAAGCTCTCTTttattttctgtttacatccgcagatgaGAATACATTCACATTGTTGCATGCAACATTCCCATCATcgtatacaacattcacatcatcatgtagtgataacaaataaagctcattttgtaagatagcaagaccaacacatgcattattaaatgttatcttacatttgctattttcaaaatggcaatcatatccatcattgtccaaacatgaaacactaatcaagttcctctgtaacgagagaacataaagaacatctcttggtataagtttgaaaccatcaacaagctctagagaaagatcgccaacggcttcaacttctgctcggactccatttgcaactttaacgtgtctttcgcttctttgcgtagtcctcgttgaacggaatccctgtaaagaattagcaacatgaacagttgcacctaagtcaatccaccaagtatatTTCGAATACTTTACATACagagattcatttatgaacgtaataatgttctcacctttctttgccatgatcatctttaagtaatcaggataatctttcttataatgtcccgtcttcttacaatagagacactggtctttctctactgtgaacttgttctgctgaggctagcatgggaccctttccctttgactttgaggaggagttagtattattattctttttcttattgtctttcaaataattgatagagccaccattggcagctttcattctcttctctttttgcacacacatagccagagcctctccatgtcctacttctcgggctgtatattgtggttgacaacaaaagtgtcaaactcttttggcaaggaagcaaaaattagatgataaggaactcttccttgagagccagatccattggttttagcttggttgCTAAATTGcccatccttagtatgtgctctcttatgccacaattacctgagtacctctctgtcaccagctgctttatcaactaggtagcatatgtctttgaagagccagtgaattgactctttattctttcgaggTACTCAGTGATGGTGTCAcattctgggattgagcccacaattacaggctcaatcatgttctttatcacagccaaacatttcttgttggtagtgacccacttcctatgctcaaggtcataggacattctttgggatgcaaaattcctctttggttgcccaagcggcatcagcctcgtttgtctccctcaccggtgccacaagctttgtgggacacggtgtggtgactacccagtccaccttagccaagatgaaggctagatcaatctttttcttccactccgtgtagttatcacctttgagagttggcatctctttgatacaacccatcaagttgtatccacctaaaaacacaattcatatagtgtgagaacataaataatgatAACAATTGTATGCCTTgatttcaacgttggtcaaaattaaaacatacaactgtttatacattaaatctacatcaccgttgatagaaatagaattaatgcatgacaaaaaactcatcataatattgccattaatcaacgttggtcagaataacaacaacattataatcaatgaaaacatatccattttcaaaattaaattcttccattggtttgaatttaataatgaaaataacatctttaaatacaCAGCGGAAAAATAATCTCAATTTAGTGAATTTTATCCACaagaaaattctcttttctattttctttaagccatttatctattttctaggaaataaacatttactagaaaaggaaaaaacaaaaaaaaactgatTCAGTTCATCACTATTCATTCGGCCTAGCAGAGAATTCGGCCTGGCCTGCCTCTCTTCCATGCGCGCTGCCCGCACCCAAgctgcaacctgggcctgggccggcaaagccatGCAGCCGCGCATGCCCGCCTAGGCCGCGAAACGGCCCGATTGATCTCGGCCGTCCGCGCGCGTCGTATGATCAAAACGCCGACCGCAGCGGCTCCCTTGAAAACCCTAGCATCATTCATCTctgccctttctctctctttgcCTCTCTCCTTAGCGCAGCAACAGTGGCAACCGAGCGAGTCGAGTGGGCGAAACGGCGACGAGAGCGAGCAGAGAGCCCCGGTGCCGTTGCCGGCCCCCTCATCGGCGTGCGctctccccagcgggtgagcgcgctgccgtcgagcggcctggctacGGCGCCTCTTTGGCCAGAGCCCGACGAGCAGCGCTCCCGGCTCGGTGTTCTTTTCCCCGTGCGCCGACGAAGCAGTAGCGTGGTgcagcggcgaggtaggccaccccttccccttcttcccctttgGATTTGCTTCTATGTTGGTGCTCGAATTCAACCGATTTGGGATGGGGatcgaagttagggttagggtttcattgttTATCTTCCCCGTGAAGTCTTTTACGTGTTTAGGGTTCGGCTCTTACGTTTTAAGGCCGAAACCCTCTTCTTTTTCGCCTttccttaacccagttagggttcaaccgaaccctctgttcttgttagacccgcactggatctaaccttctacttccttttctaatcggtttacccgttctagatctaaaaaCCCTAGAAACTTATGTCTTTGGTGCCATTGTTAACGTTGTAGGAtcactaggatcatagatctagctaGTAGAGTGATTCTATATGGGATAAAGGACGTAGTTCATCCTAATACATGTAGAACAAGAGATACAGAGAGGGAAGGGAGAAGGTGTTGAACCTGACACCACAGAGGGGGAGGGTTCAGAGGACGCCATCATGTTCGTTGGTGTAGTctacgcacgggcagcgacggtcggtgaagagagCGATGAAGACATCGACGTCGATGGAGCGAgcggcgtggctggtggcttcccgtcactggctgcacccgtctctgatcggattagggtttaggtgtcggtggggagctcggctcaggtcaacctcgtgataagagccgccGACCTCCACCTCTTTTATAgcacagtgtgacaggggccctccagtcatggtgggctgggcgtccccgatcagggcgcgaatcaaaggtccaactgggccgttgggtccagttaggattagagatcaatctaacagtgaTAAGAATTTAGAACCCCAACGATAGATAAATAATTGATGACATAATCATAAAAAAAATACAATCACCGCATCGAGACATGtcttaaggccttgtttggatgcgcatgtattcatctcaatccacatgtgttggagtggattggagtggaattaaactaagttccattctaccactccaacacatgtggattgaattgaatacatgtgcatccaaacaagacctaagtTGGAACAATTGTATGTGATAAAAAAACTTAAGTACACGAAGCTTCTGTCTGTTTTTGGTACATTTAGAGAAGTTGCAATGAGGTAGCTCATGTAATGGCTAGGCTAGTTGACCAATTCTCTGGTTCAGTTTGGTGAATCCATGAACAATTGTATGAATCCGAATGCAATTCGAGCCCTCCTTTGTAACGATGTGTTAAGATAATACAATGTTGTCTATTTAAAAAAAACTCGTTAGATAGACACCGGTGAAACTAACAAATTACCAAATGGAGATAGCAAAGTTGTTCATGGATTCAGCAAGCTCAAAAAAGAGGACTATATATAGGCCACACATGACATAAGAGTAAGTTCAATTATAGTGACAGTGATCGATGATAATGGCTACACACGCTCATGACGGACACCTCCAAAGCTTAGatcctctttggcagggctccggctcCCGCTCCTCCGCACCTGTCGGCCGCCCATAGGCCGACAGAGGGCTACTGTTCACCGGagtcgtttttctctctcctcctttcctctctcacagacagaggcggagccggagaagctcgtttttcgggCTCTGCGGCTCCAGCTCTGCTTGACACCTATCGGCCCATGGGCGACCGACAGGTGCAGGAGCCAGAGCCgccagagccctgccaaagagaccCTTAGTATCGGATGGCGATTGGAGACAGGCATGGTAACCAACCATAGGTAACACCGGAGAACAAGGCTGCCAAGTGAGCAAGAGAGGCAGGGTTCAGATTGCCCCTGGGTTTAGGCAATATATTTGATTTGATAGATGAAGTCTAGGGTTCAGATCGCCCCGATTGGAGGCAGATATTTTGGCTCAAAGTCTAGGTCACCGCTCACCAATAGTCAGATCAGATCCTCCTAGCTCCGACGGCCTACGAGTGGTGCACACGCACGTACGGTACGCTAGCTATGTGCTGCAAGCAACAACAAGCAAGTCGTGACGGCCCGAACGACAGAAACGAGGGATATTTTCCTCCGGCCGGCACACACATTTTTTCGTTTGTTTACTCATATAAGCAAATAAAAGAGGCGgtcgacatatatatatatatatatatatatatatatatatataacaaacagcAGGAAAGGAAAGCAGCTTGAAAAAAAAAGAGGGGCGGGCACGAGAGACGTGGTCCACCTGCCCACCCGGCGCCAACTGGGCGGTTGGTATATTTGCGGTGGCCGGGGCGGTCAGCACCGCATTGCCGCCTCCTTCTCACCCGCCTCAGGCCTCAGCCTCACGAAAAGGCAGGCAAAGGCAAAGGCCAAGGACAAGGCTAAGCCGTCCCTTCAATCCTCCGTTGCTTCAGTTCGTCCGTTTCATTCCATCCCCTTATCTAATCCTGGTCCCTGGACCCCGGCCTGCAATCTCCAGCAGCAGCGGCGTCGGCGAGAGGAGTCTGAGCCTCTCTGCGAAAGGAAGAATTTTTAGCGAGATTGAGATCCGGAGGATGCCTTCCAGGGCCATGAACCGGCTGTTCGTCGAGTCCACCTCCGGCAGCGCCGGCTGCCGGGACGCCGAGCCGGTGCTCTGCGCGCCTCGGCCGCGCAGGGTCCAGGTCCACCCCTGCAGCGCCGACCTCATCCTTGGCCCACCGTCCTTCCTGCTCAACAAGGTACTGCCTGGACCAATTCATCATCTTCCCCTGTTCGTTGAAAATAATTTTGTTCCTTCGAAAACTACTTCTTCCCCTCCGAAAATCTCTTATTTCCACGCACGCTGTTCTTGTCCATCTTCGCTTACAAAGACGTGTTCTTTCTCGCTGTTGTTACAGAGCAGCAAGGAAGGAGGCAGGACCAAGCCGGCGGAGGTGGGGGAGGACGAGGACGGGGGCTGCTGGGCGGTGTTCGGCGGGTCGCCGCCGGTGCGCGCGGACAACCCGCTGGTGCACGACCCCCACTTCCTGCTGA includes:
- the LOC136459786 gene encoding uncharacterized protein; this translates as MPSRAMNRLFVESTSGSAGCRDAEPVLCAPRPRRVQVHPCSADLILGPPSFLLNKSSKEGGRTKPAEVGEDEDGGCWAVFGGSPPVRADNPLVHDPHFLLNQRHPAADPTPLELGFFDHRSCTSYVHRPTYTSSSSSSSNNSFAPSSFAPAVRIQGFDVAACRSSHSNGGSRVLSARA